The following are from one region of the Ananas comosus cultivar F153 linkage group 20, ASM154086v1, whole genome shotgun sequence genome:
- the LOC109725456 gene encoding kinesin-like protein KIN-12B, with product MKALFHSRSGRAAETLTPSSQKQRPPRVPKENVDPSPAAAAVPPPESSPFRSPSSGGAKPLAPKNRSPLPPRPPQGSSNPLKRKLSLETLPENGAPPASASESGVQVIVRIRPPNGEEEESDLIVQKTSPNSVSILDHTFTFDSVADVGSTQEALFQLVGIPLVENCLAGFNSSIFAYGQTGSGKTYTMWGPPSALSEGSSLSSERGLTPRVFELLFSRIAEEQAKHSDRQLIYHCCCSFLEIYNEQITDLLDPTQRNLQIREDTKVGVYVDNLTEENVCTMKDVTQLLIKGLANRRTGATSVNVESSRSHCVFTCIVKCQSKNTADGFNSLRISRINLVDLAGSERQKLTDAAGERLREAGNINRSLSQLGNLINILAEVSQSGKHRHIPYRDSKLTFLLQESLGGNAKLAMICAISPSQSCKSESFSTLRFAQRAKAIKNKAVVNEITQDDVNVLREQIRQLKDELLRMKSNGAVAAENGSYSTGWNARRSLNLLRMSLCRATGLPPSNKDDSDEEMEIDENDVEKPFLQLSVQPSCSEEEVPSKSENLGEGKSSPTCKGAVGDSELEGTTEALRRSAQNEHELTDEEKVPEVGLFLEGKGCEFQDMVLGGDCTHDMVADLCTESSHSSSSITAPSSNLSIVPCQMSPVLQPPTLSISPVLENYSRKSLNTSSAISASQNKIPEIANFPNNSPIRKSKKFRSSTEHLAASLRRGLEAIELHQSSSVLRRSSFKFPVQSVQKVDVGIQTLDCELEEYLPVATCSCSKNETSSDENKDIGNSMNLQLVPVDGPVPSDKPKKQQVIKAVEKVLAGAIRREMALEEHCAKQASEISQLHRLVQQYKHERECNAIIAETREDKISRLESLMDGIFSTEEFMHEEFVSLTNEHKLLKEKYENHPEVLQLKIELKSVQEELDRYKNFFDLGEKDVLIEEIQDLRDQLHYYIDSSSMSNQKTKPVLQLTHFNEPISSPLTTIPESNEESIDIAKLEEERRQWTEAESRWITLTEELRVELEKHRSLYEKCRLELDSEKKCSEELKEALQTAMQGHARILEQYADLQENHMDLLYRHRKISDGIEDVKRAAAKAGVKGAESRFINSLAAEISVLRAEREKERRYWRDENKGLQAQLRDTAEAVQAAGELLVRLKEAEEAAAVAQKRAMLAEQETKKAREEIDNLKTNYDREIALLNQFLAESRLPRDALRPTEANDTNAAKYDEGGSLTDQRWREEFEPFYQGMGNNAFSNGSDPKSWFSGYDRCNI from the exons ATGAAGGCCCTCTTCCACTCGAGGAGCGGGAGGGCTGCGGAAACCCTAACCCCTTCCTCCCAGAAGCAGCGCCCGCCGCGGGTCCCGAAGGAGAACGTCGATCCCAGCCCCGCGGCGGCAGCGGTGCCGCCGCCGGAGTCGTCGCCGTTCCGGTCGCCGTCGTCGGGTGGCGCGAAGCCTCTCGCGCCGAAGAACCGGAGCCCGCtcccgccgcggccgccgcagGGGTCTTCGAACCCTCTCAAGAGGAAGCTGAGCTTGGAAACCCTACCGGAGAATGGTGCTCCTCCCGCATCGGCTTCAGAATCTGGTGTCCAG GTTATTGTTCGGATTAGGCCTCCGaacggagaagaagaagaaagcgaCCTCATTGTGCAGAAGACCTCGCCGAACTCCGTCTCGATTCTTGATCACACCTTTACTTTCGATTCAGTCGCTGATGTCGGATCCACGCAG GAGGCTTTATTCCAGCTTGTCGGGATTCCGTTAGTAGAGAATTGCCTTGCTGGGTTCAACAGTTCTATCTTTGCATATGGGCAG ACCGGCAGCGGGAAAACTTATACGATGTGGGGACCGCCGAGTGCTTTGTCCGAAGGCAGCTCATTAAGCAGCGAGCGAGGATTAACTCCCCGCGTGTTTGAGCTGCTGTTTTCTCGGATCGCGGAA GAGCAAGCTAAGCATTCAGACAGGCAATTGATTTATCATTGCTGCTGTTCTTTTCTGGAG ATTTATAATGAGCAAATAACGGACTTGTTGGATCCAACACAAAGGAACCTTCAG ATCAGGGAAGATACTAAAGTTGGTGTCTATGTCGATAATTTGACAGAGGAGAATGTGTGCACCATGAAGGATGTAACTCAGTTGTTAATAAAG GGATTGGCAAATAGACGAACAGGCGCAACAAGTGTAAATGTAGAGAGTTCCCGTTCACATTGCGTTTTCACTTGCATAGTCAAATGCCAATCCAAG AACACAGCAGATGGTTTCAACAGCTTAAGAATTAGCAGAATCAATTTGGTTGATCTTGCTGGATCGGAGAGGCAAAAGCTTACAGATGCAGCTGGAGAGCGTTTGAGGGAAGCAGGAAATATAAATCGTTCACTTTCACAACTTGG GAACTTAATTAATATCCTCGCTGAAGTTTCACAGTCCGGCAAGCATAGGCATATTCCTTACCGTGATTCCAAACTGACCTTTTTACTGCAGGAATCTCTTGGTGGTAATGCGAAGCTGGCAATGATATGTGCCATTTCACCGTCTCAAAG CTGTAAGAGCGAATCCTTCAGTACTCTTAGATTTGCGCAGCGTGCAAAGGCCATAAAAAATAAAGCAGTTGTGAATGAAATTACACAGGATGATGTAAATGTCTTGCGTGAGCAGATCCGACAATTAAAG GACGAACTTCTAAGAATGAAGTCCAATGGGGCTGTGGCCGCAGAAAATGGAAGTTATTCGACAGGATGGAACGCAAGGAGGAGTTTAAATCTTTTGAGAATGAGTTTATGTCGTGCTACGGGATTACCCCCTTCAAATAAAGATGATAGTGATGAAGAGATGGAAATTGATGAGAACGATGTTGAGAAGCCTTTTCTTCAATTAAGTGTACAACCATCTTGTAGTGAAGAAGAAGTACCTTCAAAATCAGAGAACTTGGGGGAAGGAAAATCCTCTCCCACCTGTAAGGGAGCGGTTGGTGATTCTGAATTAGAGGGTACGACTGAAGCCTTGCGAAGGTCTGCTCAGAATGAGCATGAATTGACCGATGAGGAGAAAGTTCCTGAAGTTGGCCTATTTTTGGAAGGAAAGGGTTGTGAATTCCAGGACATGGTGTTGGGGGGAGATTGTACTCATGATATGGTTGCAGACTTGTGTACTGAATCTTCTCACTCTTCAAGTTCCATCACAGCACCATCTTCTAACCTTAGTATTGTGCCGTGCCAGATGTCACCGGTTCTTCAGCCGCCTACATTGAGCATCTCACCTGTTTTGGAGAATTATAGTAGGAAGAGTCTGAATACTTCGTCTGCAATATCTGCATCCCAGAATAAGATACCAGAAATTGCAAATTTTCCAAATAATTCTCCAATCAGAAAAAGTAAGAAGTTTCGCTCCTCAACCGAACACCTTGCCGCTAGTCTTCGCCGTGGCCTTGAAGCTATTGAGCTTCACCAAAGTAGTTCGGTTTTAAGGAGGTCGTCATTCAAGTTTCCTGTTCAGTCGGTACAGAAGGTTGATGTTGGTATTCAAACGCTTGATTGTGAATTAGAAGAATATTTACCTGTAGCTACTTGTAGCTGTTCGAAGAATGAAACTTCCTCAGATGAAAATAAAGATATTGGCAACAGCATGAATTTGCAATTAGTTCCAGTTGATGGACCAGTGCCATCAGATAAACCAAAGAAGCAACAAGTTATTAAA GCTGTGGAGAAGGTCTTAGCCGGAGCAATCCGACGAGAAATGGCACTGGAAGAGCATTGTGCAAAGCAGGCTTCTGAGATTTCGCAACTACACCGTTTG GTCCAACAATATAAGCATGAGCGGGAATGCAATGCGATAATTGCAGAGACGCGTGAGGACAAGATTTCCCGTCTTGAGAGCCTTATGGATGGTATTTTTTCGACTGAAGAGTTCATGCATGAAGAGTTCGTCTCTTTGACAAATGAACACAAG CTTCTAAAAGAGAAATATGAGAACCATCCCGAAGTTCTGCAACTAAAAATTGAGCTGAAGAGTGTTCAAGAGGAGTTGGATCGATACAAGAACTTCTTCGATTTGGGCGAAAAGGATGTCCTTATTGAGGAAATTCAGGATCTACGAGACCAATTGCACTACTACATAGATTCCTCTTCTATGTCAAATCAAAAGACCAAACCGGTTCTTCAACTGACACACTTTAATGAGCCCATATCATCTCCTCTAACTACAATACCTGAATCGAACGAAGAGAGTATCGATATTGCAAAACTCGAAGAGGAGAGACGGCAATGGACCGAAGCAGAAAGCAGATGGATTACACTCACTGAAGAACTTAGAGTCGAATTGGAAAAACATCGGTCTCTTTATGAAAAATGTAGGCTTGAACTCGATTCTGAAAAGAAATGCTCGGAGGAGTTAaaagaggcactgcaaacaGCCATGCAGGGCCACGCACGGATTTTGGAGCAGTACGCGGATCTTCAGGAGAATCATATGGATTTGCTTTATAGGCATAGAAAGATAAGCGACGGTATTGAGGATGTGAAACGAGCGGCGGCGAAAGCCGGCGTTAAGGGGGCGGAATCTAGGTTCATTAATTCTCTTGCTGCTGAGATTTCTGTACTGAGGGccgagagggagaaggagaggaggtaTTGGAGGGATGAGAATAAAGGGCTTCAGGCGCAGCTTCGGGATACTGCTGAAGCTGTTCAGGCCGCCGGGGAGTTGCTCGTGCGGTTgaaagaagcagaagaagcaGCTGCAGTTGCTCAG AAGCGAGCAATGTTAGCAGAACAAGAGACCAAGAAGGCGCGTGAAGAGATCGATAACTTGAAGACGAACTACGACAGAGAGATCGCCTTGCTGAATCAGTTCCTCGCCGAGTCGCGATTGCCCCGCGATGCTTTAAGACCTACTGAAGCCAATGATACTAACGCAGCCAAATACGACGAAGGCGGCAGTCTCA